From a single Flavobacterium sp. genomic region:
- the glmS gene encoding glutamine--fructose-6-phosphate transaminase (isomerizing), with protein sequence MCGIVGYIGHRDAYSVIIKGLHRLEYRGYDSAGIVLYDGNDLKLSKTKGKVSDLEAKAESEKTTFGKVGMGHTRWATHGVPNDVNSHPHFSNSGKLVIIHNGIIENYEPLKQELIKRGYTFKSDTDTEVLINLIEEVKKKENCKLGKAVQIALNQVIGAYAIAVLDIEKPNEIIVARLGSPLAIGIGEDEFFIASDATPFIEYTSNAIYLEDEEMAIVRLHKPLKVRKIKDDTLVDPYVQELQLNLEQIEKGGYDHFMMKEIYEQPSVIKDTYRGRLLANKGIIQMSGVEDNLEKFLNAKRILIVACGTSWHAGLVAEYIIEEFSRIPVEVEYASEFRYRNPIINKDDVVIAISQSGETADTLAAIKLAKENGAFVFGVCNVVGSSISRETHAGAYTHAGPEIGVASTKAFTTQITILTLLALRLAKAKGTMTNSDYQRYLLELELIPEKVQEALQTNEVAKQIAEIYKDATNCLYLGRGYNFPVALEGALKLKEISYIHAEGYPAAEMKHGPIALIDEHMPVIVIAPNKGHYDKVVSNIQEIKSRSGKIIAVVTKGDTQVRALADHVIEIPETNEPFTPLLTTIPLQLLSYHIAVLRGCNVDQPRNLAKSVTVE encoded by the coding sequence ATGTGTGGAATCGTAGGTTATATAGGTCATAGAGATGCCTATTCGGTAATAATAAAAGGGTTACATCGATTAGAATATAGAGGTTATGATAGTGCTGGAATTGTACTATATGATGGTAATGATTTAAAACTATCAAAAACAAAAGGTAAAGTTTCTGATTTAGAAGCAAAAGCTGAAAGTGAAAAAACAACTTTTGGTAAAGTTGGAATGGGCCATACACGTTGGGCAACTCATGGAGTTCCTAATGATGTAAACTCACATCCACATTTTTCTAATTCTGGAAAATTAGTCATCATACATAATGGAATCATTGAAAATTATGAACCATTAAAGCAAGAATTAATTAAAAGAGGGTATACTTTTAAATCGGATACGGATACAGAAGTGTTAATTAATTTGATTGAAGAAGTAAAGAAAAAAGAAAACTGTAAACTTGGAAAAGCGGTTCAAATTGCTTTAAATCAGGTTATTGGCGCTTATGCTATCGCAGTGCTTGATATTGAAAAGCCAAACGAAATAATAGTAGCTCGTTTAGGAAGTCCGTTAGCAATTGGTATTGGTGAAGATGAATTTTTTATTGCTTCTGATGCTACACCATTTATAGAATACACTTCTAATGCAATATATTTAGAAGATGAAGAAATGGCTATTGTGCGTTTGCATAAACCATTAAAGGTTAGAAAAATTAAAGATGACACTTTGGTTGATCCTTATGTTCAAGAGTTGCAATTAAACTTGGAGCAAATTGAAAAAGGAGGTTACGATCATTTTATGATGAAAGAAATCTACGAACAACCAAGCGTAATTAAAGATACCTACAGAGGAAGACTTTTGGCAAACAAAGGAATTATCCAAATGTCGGGAGTTGAAGATAATTTAGAAAAATTCTTAAATGCTAAACGAATTCTTATTGTTGCTTGTGGAACTTCATGGCACGCCGGATTAGTTGCAGAATATATTATCGAAGAATTTTCAAGAATTCCTGTTGAAGTAGAATACGCATCAGAATTCAGATATAGAAATCCAATTATTAACAAAGATGACGTTGTTATTGCAATTTCACAATCAGGTGAAACGGCTGATACTTTAGCTGCGATTAAATTGGCAAAAGAAAACGGAGCATTTGTCTTTGGAGTTTGTAATGTAGTGGGTTCTTCAATTTCTCGTGAAACACATGCGGGAGCATATACGCATGCAGGTCCAGAAATTGGTGTGGCGTCTACTAAAGCATTTACTACACAAATTACAATACTTACTTTATTGGCATTACGTTTAGCAAAAGCAAAAGGAACAATGACAAATTCAGATTACCAACGTTATTTGTTGGAATTGGAATTAATTCCTGAAAAAGTACAAGAAGCGTTGCAAACAAATGAAGTTGCAAAACAAATTGCAGAAATATATAAAGATGCAACTAATTGTTTGTACTTAGGAAGAGGGTATAATTTTCCAGTTGCTTTAGAAGGTGCTTTGAAATTAAAAGAAATTTCATATATCCATGCAGAGGGATATCCGGCGGCAGAAATGAAGCATGGTCCTATTGCATTGATTGATGAACATATGCCAGTTATTGTTATTGCTCCAAATAAAGGACATTATGATAAAGTGGTAAGTAATATTCAAGAAATAAAATCGAGAAGTGGAAAAATTATTGCTGTAGTTACTAAAGGTGATACCCAAGTTAGAGCTTTAGCAGACCATGTTATTGAGATTCCTGAAACCAATGAGCCGTTTACGCCATTATTAACTACAATTCCGTTGCAATTATTGTCGTATCATATTGCAGTTTTGAGAGGCTGTAATGTCGATCAGCCAAGGAATTTGGCAAAATCCGTTACGGTAGAATAA
- the atpD gene encoding F0F1 ATP synthase subunit beta — translation MSRITGKVAQIIGPVVDVVFNDSNNELPKIYDSLEITKKDGTLLVLEVQSHIGENTVRTISMDSTDGLARGVEVVATGAPIQMPIGADVFGRLFNVIGDAIDGLGDLPKAGSNGLPIHRTAPKFEDLSTSSEVLFTGIKVIDLIEPYAKGGKIGLFGGAGVGKTVLIQELINNIAKGHGGLSVFAGVGERTREGNDLLREMLESGIIKYGDDFMHSMENGGWDLSKVDMPGMRESKATFVFGQMNEPPGARARVALSGLSIAEYFRDGAGSDQGKDVLFFVDNIFRFTQAGSEVSALLGRMPSAVGYQPTLATEMGAMQERITSTKKGSITSVQAVYVPADDLTDPAPATTFAHLDATTVLSRKIAELGIYPAVDPLDSTSRILTPEILGAEHYDCAQRVKEILQKYKQLQDIIAILGMEELSEEDKLSVSRARRVQRFLSQPFHVAEQFTGIPGVLVDIKETIKGFNMIMDGELDHLPEAAFNLKGTIEEAIEAGQKMLAEA, via the coding sequence ATGTCTAGAATCACAGGAAAAGTTGCACAAATTATCGGGCCAGTTGTTGACGTCGTTTTTAATGACTCAAATAACGAATTACCTAAAATTTATGATTCATTAGAAATCACTAAAAAAGATGGTACTTTATTAGTACTTGAAGTTCAATCTCACATTGGTGAAAACACTGTACGTACCATTTCTATGGACTCTACTGATGGTTTAGCAAGAGGTGTTGAAGTAGTTGCTACTGGTGCACCAATTCAAATGCCAATTGGAGCAGACGTTTTTGGTCGTTTGTTTAATGTAATTGGTGATGCAATTGATGGATTAGGAGATTTACCTAAAGCAGGTTCTAATGGTTTACCAATCCACAGAACAGCTCCAAAATTTGAAGACTTATCAACTTCTTCTGAAGTTTTATTTACAGGTATTAAAGTAATCGACCTTATTGAGCCTTATGCAAAAGGAGGAAAAATTGGATTATTTGGTGGTGCTGGAGTAGGTAAAACTGTATTAATTCAGGAGTTGATTAACAATATTGCAAAAGGTCACGGCGGACTTTCTGTATTCGCAGGAGTAGGAGAAAGAACACGTGAAGGAAATGACTTACTTCGCGAGATGTTAGAGTCAGGAATTATTAAATATGGTGACGATTTCATGCACTCTATGGAAAATGGAGGATGGGATTTGTCTAAAGTAGATATGCCAGGAATGAGAGAGTCTAAAGCTACTTTCGTTTTCGGACAAATGAATGAGCCACCTGGAGCTCGTGCTCGTGTAGCACTTTCAGGATTATCTATCGCTGAATATTTCCGTGATGGAGCTGGATCTGACCAAGGTAAAGATGTATTATTCTTTGTTGATAATATCTTCCGTTTTACACAAGCAGGTTCTGAAGTATCGGCTTTATTAGGTCGTATGCCATCTGCAGTAGGGTACCAACCTACATTAGCAACTGAAATGGGTGCGATGCAAGAGCGTATTACTTCAACTAAAAAAGGATCTATTACATCTGTACAAGCGGTTTACGTACCTGCAGATGACTTAACTGACCCTGCACCAGCAACAACGTTTGCTCACTTAGATGCAACAACAGTATTGTCTCGTAAAATTGCTGAGTTAGGTATCTATCCTGCAGTAGATCCATTAGATTCTACTTCTCGTATCTTAACTCCAGAAATCTTAGGTGCTGAACATTATGACTGTGCTCAAAGAGTAAAAGAGATTCTTCAAAAATACAAACAATTACAAGATATCATCGCCATCTTAGGTATGGAAGAGTTATCTGAAGAAGATAAATTATCTGTATCTCGTGCACGTCGTGTACAACGTTTCTTATCTCAACCTTTCCATGTAGCGGAGCAATTTACAGGTATTCCTGGAGTATTGGTTGATATTAAAGAAACAATCAAAGGATTTAACATGATTATGGATGGTGAATTAGACCACTTACCAGAAGCAGCGTTTAACCTTAAAGGTACTATCGAAGAAGCTATTGAAGCTGGACAAAAAATGTTAGCAGAAGCATAA
- the panD gene encoding aspartate 1-decarboxylase — protein MQIQVVKSKIHRVTVTGADLNYIGSITIDEALMEASNIIEGEKVQIVNINNGERLETYAIKGPRNTGEITLNGPAARKVHRGDIIIIISYGIMDFEEAKKFKPTLVFPNEKDNSLT, from the coding sequence ATGCAAATTCAAGTAGTAAAATCAAAAATTCATAGAGTAACCGTTACGGGTGCTGATTTGAATTATATAGGTAGTATCACCATTGACGAAGCGTTAATGGAAGCTTCTAACATTATCGAAGGCGAAAAAGTGCAAATCGTTAACATCAATAATGGTGAACGACTTGAAACATATGCCATTAAAGGCCCTAGAAACACTGGAGAAATCACTTTAAATGGGCCTGCAGCTCGCAAAGTTCACAGAGGAGATATTATCATTATTATTTCTTATGGGATTATGGATTTTGAGGAAGCCAAAAAATTCAAGCCTACATTAGTTTTTCCTAACGAAAAAGACAACTCTTTAACTTAG
- the radA gene encoding DNA repair protein RadA: MSKVKTAFFCQNCGTQYSKWQGQCNACKEWNTIVEELVQKEEKVAWKTTSATSKAATKPLLIKEIDTAQEIRLNTTDNELNRVLGGGLVPGSLTLLGGEPGIGKSTLLLQIALKLPYKTLYVSGEESQKQIKMRAERITSNGDNCYILTETKTQNIFRQILEIEPDIVIIDSIQTLHTDYIESSAGSISQIRECTAELIKYAKESNVPVLLIGHITKDGTIAGPKILEHMVDTVLQFEGDRNHVYRILRSLKNRFGSTAELGIYEMQGSGLREVDNPSEILISHKDEQLSGTAIATTLEGMRPLMLEIQALVSTAVYGTPQRSTTGYNAKRLNMILAVLEKRAGFRLGTKDVFLNVTGGISVEDTAIDLAVVAAILSSNEDIAIAEGFCFAGEVGLSGEIRPVNRIEQRIQEAEKLGFTTIFVSKHNKISLKNTGIKIVLVAKIEDVVSELFG; encoded by the coding sequence ATGAGTAAAGTAAAAACGGCTTTCTTTTGCCAAAATTGTGGCACCCAATATTCAAAATGGCAAGGACAATGTAATGCTTGCAAAGAATGGAATACCATTGTAGAAGAATTGGTTCAAAAAGAAGAAAAAGTAGCTTGGAAAACCACGAGTGCTACTTCAAAAGCCGCTACCAAACCTTTACTGATTAAAGAAATAGATACCGCACAAGAAATCCGATTGAACACGACTGATAACGAGTTGAATCGGGTTTTGGGTGGCGGATTGGTTCCGGGTTCCTTAACTTTGTTAGGTGGTGAACCAGGAATTGGAAAAAGTACATTGCTCTTGCAAATTGCTTTGAAATTACCTTATAAAACCCTTTATGTTTCGGGAGAAGAAAGCCAAAAGCAAATTAAAATGCGTGCTGAACGTATTACTTCGAATGGCGATAATTGCTACATATTAACCGAAACCAAAACTCAAAATATCTTCCGTCAAATATTGGAAATTGAACCCGATATCGTCATTATCGATTCGATTCAAACGTTGCACACGGATTATATTGAATCGTCTGCGGGAAGTATTTCTCAAATTAGAGAATGCACGGCTGAATTGATTAAATATGCCAAAGAATCCAATGTGCCTGTTTTATTAATTGGACACATTACGAAAGATGGAACTATTGCCGGACCCAAGATTTTGGAACACATGGTCGATACCGTTTTACAATTTGAAGGCGATAGAAATCACGTGTATAGAATTTTACGTTCGTTAAAAAACCGTTTTGGTTCTACTGCTGAGTTAGGTATTTACGAAATGCAAGGTTCTGGCTTACGCGAAGTCGACAATCCGTCTGAGATTTTAATTTCTCACAAAGACGAGCAACTTTCAGGAACGGCAATTGCCACGACTTTAGAAGGCATGCGTCCGTTAATGCTAGAAATTCAAGCTTTGGTAAGCACCGCTGTTTATGGAACACCACAACGCAGTACCACAGGTTACAACGCTAAACGCTTAAACATGATTTTAGCTGTTTTAGAAAAACGTGCGGGCTTTAGATTAGGCACCAAAGACGTGTTCTTAAACGTAACAGGGGGAATTTCAGTAGAAGACACCGCGATTGATTTAGCCGTTGTTGCTGCTATTTTATCTTCAAACGAAGACATTGCCATAGCAGAAGGTTTTTGCTTTGCCGGAGAAGTAGGGCTTTCAGGCGAAATTAGACCCGTTAACCGCATTGAACAACGCATTCAAGAAGCCGAAAAATTAGGATTTACCACCATTTTTGTTTCGAAACACAACAAAATTTCCTTAAAAAATACGGGAATTAAAATTGTTTTAGTAGCAAAGATAGAAGATGTGGTGAGTGAGTTGTTTGGGTAG
- a CDS encoding glycogen/starch synthase: MEDKRILYVSSEVVPYLAENEVSLQSYEMPKMINDLGGQIRIFMPRYGNINERRHQLHEVIRLSGMNLVVNDMDMPLIIKVASIPKERIQVYFIDNDEYFKRKATFSDEEGVLYPDNDERAIFFAKGVVETVKKLNWVPDVIHVHGWMAAMLPVYLKHYYKDEGIFAETKIISSVYDQGFEGELDKEFINKVLFDNITNEAVSDLVSPTYENLMKVSIMHSDAIVAGSEALSPTLTKFIESSNKPFLPFASKDTIKEVYTSFIKNHVL, from the coding sequence ATGGAAGACAAGAGGATATTGTATGTATCATCTGAAGTGGTGCCTTATTTAGCTGAAAATGAAGTGTCGTTACAATCGTATGAAATGCCAAAAATGATTAATGATTTAGGTGGACAAATACGAATTTTTATGCCTAGATATGGTAATATTAACGAAAGAAGACATCAATTGCATGAAGTTATCCGTTTATCAGGAATGAACTTGGTGGTGAATGATATGGATATGCCTCTAATTATTAAAGTTGCTTCAATTCCAAAAGAGCGAATTCAAGTTTATTTTATTGATAATGATGAGTATTTCAAGCGTAAAGCAACTTTTTCAGACGAAGAAGGTGTGTTATATCCAGATAACGATGAACGAGCTATTTTCTTTGCTAAAGGAGTAGTAGAAACAGTTAAAAAATTAAATTGGGTGCCCGATGTAATTCATGTACATGGATGGATGGCAGCAATGTTGCCAGTTTATTTAAAACATTATTATAAAGATGAAGGTATTTTTGCAGAAACAAAGATTATTTCATCGGTTTATGACCAAGGTTTTGAAGGAGAGTTAGACAAAGAATTCATCAACAAAGTATTGTTTGATAATATTACTAATGAAGCTGTTTCGGATTTAGTTTCGCCTACTTATGAAAACTTAATGAAGGTTTCAATTATGCATTCAGATGCAATAGTAGCAGGGTCTGAAGCCTTGTCTCCAACTTTAACAAAATTTATAGAAAGTTCAAACAAACCTTTTTTACCTTTCGCCTCCAAAGACACAATTAAAGAAGTGTATACTTCATTTATAAAAAATCACGTACTATAA
- a CDS encoding alpha/beta hydrolase — translation MKKFLLLILLATTSLFAQRIPESIETKKIGTRSFTVVTPPSYESNPEKNYPTLVLLDGEYLLDPFEGILKYGSYWDDLPEMIIIAIDQNNGETRFKDSEFDEAGFPSGSGANFFEFIGVELLPYVEKKYRTLPFRMISGHDTTAGFLNFYLYKDNPIFNAYISLAPEMAPEMEKRIADRLTKITKPIFYYQATGEGDLKEINEKAAELDANIKAIPNATFKYQNDAFKGASHYSLVAKAVPNAIYFIFDGYQPISMVEFQDKILKLEAGYTDYLIAKYDELEKRFGLKLKPRLSDFKAIEAAILKNKAYNELQTLGEYADKHYPKTILGTYHQALYFEKTGNFKKAVKTYQRAFTLESIRELTKDYMLNRAEALKGKEDKPSEEAPAEVPAETPTEEPTEKKE, via the coding sequence ATGAAAAAATTTTTATTGCTAATTCTGTTAGCAACTACAAGTCTTTTTGCACAACGTATCCCCGAATCGATTGAAACAAAAAAAATAGGAACAAGAAGTTTTACAGTGGTAACACCGCCTTCTTATGAATCAAATCCTGAAAAAAATTATCCCACTTTAGTTCTATTAGATGGTGAATATTTATTGGATCCATTTGAAGGAATTTTAAAATATGGTAGCTATTGGGACGATTTGCCAGAAATGATAATTATTGCCATTGATCAAAATAATGGCGAAACTCGTTTTAAAGATAGCGAATTTGATGAAGCTGGATTTCCTTCTGGTTCAGGCGCAAATTTTTTCGAATTCATTGGGGTTGAATTATTACCATATGTAGAAAAAAAATACCGTACACTGCCTTTTAGAATGATTAGTGGTCATGACACAACTGCTGGATTTTTAAATTTTTACTTATACAAAGACAACCCGATTTTTAATGCATATATTTCTCTAGCTCCAGAAATGGCCCCAGAAATGGAGAAACGAATTGCAGATCGTTTAACAAAAATAACAAAACCTATATTCTACTATCAAGCAACAGGTGAAGGTGATTTAAAAGAAATCAACGAAAAAGCAGCAGAACTAGATGCAAATATCAAAGCCATTCCAAACGCTACTTTTAAATATCAAAACGATGCTTTTAAAGGCGCTTCTCACTATTCATTAGTAGCTAAAGCTGTTCCAAATGCGATTTATTTCATCTTTGACGGCTACCAACCCATTTCAATGGTGGAATTTCAAGATAAAATTTTAAAATTAGAAGCGGGTTATACCGACTATTTAATTGCTAAATATGATGAATTAGAAAAACGATTTGGTCTTAAACTGAAACCAAGATTGTCAGATTTCAAAGCTATTGAAGCTGCTATTTTAAAAAACAAAGCATACAATGAATTACAAACTTTAGGAGAATATGCCGACAAACATTACCCAAAAACAATCTTAGGAACCTATCACCAAGCTTTGTATTTTGAAAAAACAGGTAATTTTAAAAAAGCTGTAAAAACATATCAAAGAGCCTTTACTTTAGAGTCAATTCGTGAGTTAACAAAAGATTATATGTTGAACCGTGCAGAAGCGCTAAAAGGAAAAGAAGACAAACCATCGGAAGAAGCACCAGCAGAAGTTCCTGCTGAAACTCCTACAGAAGAACCAACTGAAAAAAAGGAATAA
- a CDS encoding DUF4270 domain-containing protein: MKKSIFKISSLLLFVLFISCDKDFNSLDSDVIGEDHFDLEQYEVENLVAYSKATGPVQANNLPLNALGVYNNTKFGVTKAHFVTQVELGTENPSFGYNPVIDSVYLYVPYFSEIQSTETSGERIYELDSVYGNAETGKFKLSVVENGYFLRDFDPTDNLQSSQKYYSNDKPLIDPFKGTEILNNSSATSQNNEFYFSKKELYIYKTNGAGLYLDSNGAVLSDQNDVSLRVIKERKTPGMWLDLKNSFFQQKIIDATASGNLFNNNSFKNYFRGLLFEVEEINPGQGALAILDFSRAELKILYKASADPTVENPNPVRTRRNFSLKMGYNASSTLRNNSINFLEHTNSSDYTSGLAATNEVTGSERLYIKGGNGSVAFIDLFNATELQTLRNNVANNDWLVNDARLTFYVDKSQMLNVSNEPERIYIYDAKNNVVLLDYTYDSSTSSNAKKNKLVFGGIIEREVDESKKGIKYTVRITEHIKSVLKVDSDGEYMDNIKIGISVTESINLVSTAMLKTPFTANGLEIKSIPLASILNPLGTVLYGNVITDPLDEDKKLKLNIYFTKPN; this comes from the coding sequence ATGAAAAAAAGTATTTTTAAAATATCATCTTTGTTATTATTCGTTCTTTTTATATCTTGTGATAAGGATTTTAATTCCTTAGATTCAGATGTAATTGGGGAAGATCATTTTGATTTAGAGCAATATGAAGTTGAAAATTTAGTTGCTTATTCCAAAGCAACGGGTCCTGTTCAGGCTAATAATTTGCCATTAAATGCTTTAGGTGTTTATAATAATACAAAATTTGGAGTTACAAAGGCTCATTTTGTAACACAAGTTGAATTAGGTACCGAAAACCCTTCTTTTGGTTATAATCCTGTAATTGATTCAGTTTATTTATATGTGCCTTATTTTAGTGAGATACAGTCTACAGAAACAAGTGGCGAGCGAATCTATGAGTTAGATTCTGTCTATGGAAATGCAGAAACAGGAAAATTTAAATTGTCGGTTGTAGAGAATGGCTATTTCCTTAGAGATTTTGATCCAACGGATAATTTACAATCATCTCAAAAATATTATAGTAACGATAAGCCGCTTATTGATCCTTTTAAAGGAACAGAAATATTAAACAATAGTTCGGCTACATCTCAGAACAATGAATTTTATTTTAGTAAAAAAGAATTGTATATTTATAAAACCAATGGTGCAGGTTTATATTTAGACAGTAATGGTGCAGTATTATCTGATCAAAATGATGTTTCTTTGAGAGTTATCAAAGAAAGAAAAACACCAGGCATGTGGTTGGATTTAAAAAACAGCTTTTTCCAACAAAAAATTATAGATGCTACTGCTTCTGGAAATTTGTTTAATAACAATAGTTTTAAAAATTATTTTAGAGGTTTATTGTTTGAAGTAGAGGAAATTAATCCAGGTCAGGGTGCTTTAGCTATATTGGATTTTTCTAGAGCAGAACTTAAAATTTTATATAAAGCGTCTGCTGATCCAACGGTTGAAAATCCTAATCCGGTTAGAACAAGAAGAAATTTTTCGCTTAAAATGGGATATAACGCATCTTCAACATTAAGAAATAATAGTATTAACTTCTTAGAGCATACGAATTCTTCTGATTATACTTCTGGATTAGCGGCAACTAATGAAGTAACAGGAAGTGAAAGATTATATATTAAAGGTGGTAATGGTTCAGTTGCATTTATTGATTTGTTTAATGCTACCGAATTACAAACCTTAAGAAATAATGTGGCAAACAATGATTGGTTGGTTAACGATGCGCGACTTACTTTTTATGTTGATAAATCCCAGATGTTGAATGTAAGTAATGAGCCAGAAAGAATTTATATTTACGATGCTAAGAATAATGTTGTGCTTTTAGATTATACGTATGATAGTTCAACAAGTTCAAATGCTAAAAAAAATAAACTGGTTTTTGGAGGAATTATCGAAAGAGAAGTTGATGAATCAAAAAAAGGAATTAAATATACGGTAAGAATAACCGAACATATTAAGAGTGTTTTAAAAGTTGATAGTGATGGAGAGTATATGGATAACATTAAAATTGGTATTTCTGTTACAGAGTCCATAAATCTTGTCTCTACAGCTATGTTAAAAACTCCTTTTACTGCAAATGGTTTGGAAATAAAAAGCATTCCATTGGCATCAATTCTTAATCCATTGGGAACAGTTTTATATGGAAATGTAATTACTGACCCTTTAGATGAAGATAAAAAACTTAAATTAAATATTTATTTCACTAAACCTAATTAA
- a CDS encoding lysylphosphatidylglycerol synthase transmembrane domain-containing protein — MKVNIRNFFSLSIPLLIGLAIIYYQYTTLTHEELEKIKISFLKADYFYIFLSLFIALFGYWSRAYRWKFSLQHLGYKTHFRNDLMTVCVSYLVNLTIPRSGEISRAALLKKYENVPFDKGFGTIVAERIVDLLIFLLFVVIAFVLQFEKLYKFLIDKLPLEKIIYLLVGGFVIFVIFVFVWIYAEWKIINKLKQKLSGLIEGMTSILKMKNKWNYIFHSFFIWLSYLLMFYVTIFALPETANIGFDVVIMGFIFGSLAVGFTNGGIGAYPLAIALIYSLYGIPNDVGVAFGWLVWTSQTLLTIFLGLVSYLLLPILNKK, encoded by the coding sequence TTGAAAGTAAATATTAGAAATTTTTTTAGCCTTTCTATCCCGCTATTAATTGGGCTAGCAATTATCTATTATCAGTACACTACACTTACTCATGAGGAATTAGAAAAAATAAAAATCAGCTTCTTAAAGGCCGATTATTTTTATATATTTCTCTCCCTTTTTATTGCGCTTTTTGGGTATTGGTCAAGAGCTTATCGTTGGAAATTTTCTCTACAACATTTAGGATATAAAACACATTTTCGAAACGACCTAATGACCGTTTGTGTTTCTTATTTAGTTAATTTAACCATTCCTCGTTCAGGAGAAATATCTAGAGCAGCCTTATTAAAAAAATACGAAAACGTACCATTTGACAAAGGTTTTGGAACTATTGTAGCCGAAAGAATTGTTGATTTATTAATTTTTCTATTATTCGTGGTTATTGCCTTTGTTTTGCAATTTGAAAAACTTTATAAGTTTTTAATTGATAAACTACCCTTAGAAAAAATAATCTATTTACTAGTAGGCGGTTTTGTAATTTTTGTGATTTTTGTTTTTGTTTGGATTTATGCTGAATGGAAAATTATTAATAAATTAAAACAAAAACTATCTGGCTTAATAGAAGGAATGACGAGTATTTTAAAAATGAAAAACAAATGGAACTATATTTTTCATTCCTTTTTTATATGGCTATCCTATCTTTTAATGTTTTATGTAACCATTTTTGCTTTGCCAGAAACAGCCAACATAGGCTTTGATGTTGTTATTATGGGATTTATTTTTGGCAGTTTAGCAGTAGGTTTTACTAATGGCGGCATTGGAGCTTACCCCTTAGCCATTGCTCTAATTTACTCTTTATATGGAATTCCAAATGATGTTGGAGTAGCCTTTGGTTGGTTAGTATGGACCTCACAAACCCTTTTAACTATATTTTTAGGCTTAGTATCATATTTACTTTTACCTATTTTAAATAAAAAATAA
- the panC gene encoding pantoate--beta-alanine ligase, which yields MLIFNKKSDLSAFLSPFINQNKSIGFVPTMGALHEGHLSLLKNSLSENDITVMSIFVNPTQFNNAEDLDKYPRTLERDVQIMQALSNSIIVYAPEVEDIYEGNTVSENFEYDGLENQMEGKHRPGHFDGVGTIVKRLFEIVQPNKAYFGEKDFQQLQIVKKLVSKYNIPVEVIGCPIHREPNGLAMSSRNERLSAIAKEKAAIIYQILSDAKKLFQTNSAEETILFVENEFKKHTEFQLEYFEIADEATLLPVSEKENDKNYRGFIAIFIENIRLIDNISLN from the coding sequence ATGCTTATTTTTAATAAAAAGTCAGATTTAAGTGCCTTTTTAAGCCCTTTTATCAACCAAAACAAATCCATTGGTTTTGTTCCTACTATGGGAGCACTTCATGAAGGACACTTATCTTTACTGAAAAACTCACTTTCGGAAAACGACATAACAGTAATGAGTATTTTTGTCAATCCTACCCAATTTAACAATGCCGAAGATTTGGATAAATATCCAAGAACTTTAGAACGAGATGTGCAAATTATGCAAGCATTAAGCAATTCAATTATTGTATACGCTCCTGAAGTAGAAGATATTTATGAAGGTAATACCGTTTCTGAAAATTTTGAATACGACGGGCTGGAAAATCAAATGGAAGGCAAACATAGACCAGGCCATTTTGATGGTGTGGGAACAATTGTCAAAAGATTGTTTGAAATTGTTCAACCTAATAAAGCCTATTTTGGAGAAAAAGATTTTCAACAACTTCAAATTGTGAAAAAATTAGTTTCAAAATACAATATTCCAGTAGAAGTTATTGGTTGCCCAATTCATAGAGAACCAAACGGATTAGCCATGAGTTCAAGAAACGAAAGACTATCCGCCATCGCGAAAGAAAAAGCAGCTATTATATACCAAATACTGAGTGATGCAAAAAAGTTATTTCAAACAAATTCAGCCGAGGAAACCATTTTATTTGTAGAAAACGAATTCAAAAAACATACAGAATTTCAATTAGAATATTTTGAAATTGCCGATGAAGCAACACTTTTACCCGTTTCTGAAAAAGAAAACGACAAAAATTATCGTGGTTTTATCGCAATTTTTATTGAGAATATTAGATTAATTGATAATATTTCACTAAATTAA